TATTTTAGTCATGCTTAAAGAGCTTTCAGTTTATTTCCCTTAAGAAAGAGTAACACAAGCCATGAAATATTGAAGGTGATAAATGAGAAATTAATATATGGTTTCTTTGATATGCGCTAATTCAAAATAGCAATTTCGGCCATTTTCTTTTGCTTGATATAGTGCTCTATCAGCAGTATTAACCAGAGAATTCAGACTGAGTTGGTTTTCAGGATCTTTGTTATAACCAATACCGACAGAGATTGATAAATAGCACGAACAAGTTGATGCCTTATGTGGTATTAATAGCTTTTTCACTTCTATTAATAACTTATCTAATTTTTGGCGGATCTTTTCTGGCTTTATGCTCGGTATTAGGACGAAAAATTCGTCGCCACCATAGCGATATACTTGGGTCTCTAAACTATGAAAACCTTGCTTGATTAAACGACTCACTTGAATAAGAACTTCATCACCAGCAATATGGCCATAAGTATCGTTGTATTCTTTATAATGGTCGATATCGATCATTATCCCTGTGTACTCTTGATTCTGTTGTTGTTTTAATTGATTGAAATGAGCTTCAAGAGATTTTCTATTCCATACCTGTGTAAGGTGATCCGTTTGGGATAAATGCAAAAGTTGTTGGCGATTGTATTGGTTTTCAAGTGCGATGGATATGTAGCTTATGAGTTGTGAAAACAGTTCAAAATGGAAAGTTTGATACTGGTAGCTTTCTCTTGCTTGTATGGTGAACACCCCTTTTACTTCACCATTGATAGTAATAGGAGAGAACATAGCCGATTTAAATTGCACTTTGCTATCACAACGATCACCTAACATTGCTACTTTTTGTTCGCTGTTCATATGATTAAAATAAAAAGCAGAATTACTTTTTATGCAGTAACTCATATAAGTGGCTTCACTTTTACAATCGGTGATGTATGGCGTTTGCGCTGGTAAATTATTATCCAAGTAATGAATCGTAATTTGATCTTGTTCAGAGTTATAAAATCCCAGAGCGAGCGTATCTGTTTGAAACAGAGAGGCAAGGTCTTGCTGTATTTGTGGCAATGCATTTTTAATATCACTACTGGTATTAATGTAATGCCCAACTTTATTTATAACGGCTAAATTATCCGATAGTGATTTCATGGTACTTAGGTTTAATTTAGCAACGTTTAAGCGATACAGCTGTTGTAAATAATCACCTTCACGCTTAAGCAACTCTCTTCTTGAATTAAGTAATGAAGAGGTAAGGGTTTGATAATGTTTCTCACGAATATTGATATCATCGATGTCTTTTATTCTTAATAGAATGATATCGTTGAAACCATCGATAAGCTTGTCACTTTCTATTTTTTTTGCCACAGCTAAGCCAAGAGCAATAAATTGATCTAGTTTTTTATATTGCAAGCAACTAGTTAAAAAGTGGCAATATTCTAAGATCATTTCAGCATAATAATAATCATGCTCGGATATTTGCATATTCTCAATAGATAAGAGATGAAGTTTATCAGCTTGTTTGAATTCACCTGAATGGCTTGCTATCTCTGCTTTAATTTTGTAGTAAAACCCTAAATATCTTGGTTCATTTTTAATATCTTGATATAGCTTTTCAAGTAATTCATTTGCTTCGGCAAAAAGGAATTGCTTAGCTTTTATTTCTGCAATATTAAAATATGATAGGGCTGTGGCAGTCTTAGGACCATGTTGAGAAAGTAGTTCGGCAGCTTGTGTTAGGTAGATTAAGGCCTCATTAAAATTACCTATTTGACGGAAAATATCGCCAATGTTGTTTTTAATGATGCCCGTAATGTAACCATCACAAAACTGCTGCATTTTTTCGGCTTTTGTCAGAAACTTTTGAGCATAAAAGTAATTTCCGAGCATGCCATAAAGTGTGCCGATATTGTAATGACAGAAACAGATTAAAAATTCTTGTTGGTTTTGTTGACTAAAATTAATCGCATCAAAAAAGACACTAATAGAGTCAATGAGTTTTCCTGAGCGAGAAAGTTGATAGGCTTGAAAAATGAGCTCAAATTCAGTTGGGATCGTTTTTTTTTGCTTTGATGCTTCGACTATTAAAAGATTAAGACGTAACAGTACCTGCTCTTTTGAAGAAGCCATAGGTAATTGTCGTACTTGTTCGAGCAGCAACTCATTCCATTGATTCTTAGCCATAATTCTTTTTTATAATTTTTAGTCTAATTACAAGAGATTATCGCATGGATGTGTTTTTATATGAAGCGAAGTCTCATTTCTAAGTTGTTAAAAATGAAAATTGTGCGCAAGGTTGAATTATTATCCGCAAATCTATCAATAAGGTTTATTGCTGATAATAAAAAGCCGAGCATGAAAGCTCGGCTTCGGCGTTTATATATGTTTGTTTATAATTCGAAATCGCCTAAATCGTCCGCATCAACATCATTGTCAATTTGGCCTACTAGGTAGGAACTGATTTCGGTTTCTTGTGGAGCAACTTGAACGTTATCAGAACTTAACCATGAATTAATCCATGGGATAGGGTTCTGTGTTGCGCCTTCGTAAGCACTATTTAGACCAACCGCTTTCATGCGAAGGTTCGTAATATACTCTACGTATTGGCAAAGAATATCTTTGTTTAAACCAATCATTGAGCCATCTTTAAATAGGTAGTTTGCCCATTGTTTTTCTTGCTCAGCTGCTGCTTTAAATAGATCAAAACATTCTTGTTCGCATTCTGCTGCAATCTCAACAAACTCAGGATCATCTTGTCCAGTACGAAGTAAGTTCAACATGTGTTGAGTACTTGTTAGGTGTAATGATTCATCTCGAGCGATCAGCTTGATGATTTTTGCGTTACCTTCCATTAGTTCACGTTCAGCAAAAGCAAATGAACAAGCAAAACTTACGTAGAATCGAATGGCTTCTAATGCGTTAACTGACATTAAGCATAGGTACAATTTCTTTTTAAGCTCGCGTTTAGAAATAGTAATTTCTTGACCGTTTAAAACGTGTGTACCTTCACCGAAGCGATGATAATCATTTGTTGCTTGAATTAGATTATCGTAATAGTGGGCAATGTCTTTTGCGCGCTTTAAGATCTCTTCATTTTCAACAATATCATCAAAAATAACAGAAGGGTTATTCACGATATTACGAATAATATGAGTATAAGAGCGTGAGTGAATTGTTTCAGAGAACGACCAAGTTTCAATCCACGTCTCTAGTTCAGGGATAGAAACAAGAGGAAGCAGAGCAACGTTTGGACTACGACCTTGAATTGAATCAAGTAACGTTTGGTACTTTAAGTTACTGATAAAAATGTGTTGTTCGTGTTCTGGTAAGTTGTTGTAATCAATACGGTCACCAGAAACATCAACTTCTTCCGGACGCCAGAAAAATGAAAGTTGTTTTTCGATAAGTTTTTCAAAAATTTGAAACTTTTGTTGGTCATAACGAGCAACGTTTACCGAGTTGCCTAAAAACATAGGTTCTTTCAATTGATCATTTTTTTCTTGTCGGAAAGTACTGTACGCCATGGAAACCTCAATGTTATCAAAGCCAAAGAAATAGAAAAGGGCTCTTTATTTAAAAATTATGCCGATAGATACCTATACGAACTTAGGTACATATTGGATTAACCATTAAAGATGTTGAAACTAAAGATAATAAGCCCGCTAATGAAAGCGGGCTAAATATTAATGTGAAAACTTAGATCTTACAACCGCCGCCTGCACAATCGTCATCTTGTCCTAGGTCGTCTTGTGAGTCGCTAGCACCATCACGAGTGTTATGGTAGTAAAGTGTTTTAAGACCAAGCTTATAAGCCGTTAGAAGGTCTTTTAATAACAGCTTCATAGGCACTTTGCCATTTGGTTGAATGTTTGGATCGTAATTAGTATTCGCTGAAATTGCTTGGTCAACGAATTTTTGCATGATACCTACAAGCTGTAGATAACCATCATTTGAACCAATGTTCCAAAGTAGCTCATAGTTGTTTTTCAGATTCGCAAAATCAGGAACAACTTGTTTTAAAATACCATCTTTTGATGCTTTAACTGATACAAAGCCACGTGGTGGTTCAATACCGTTAGTTGCATTTGAGATTTGAGAAGACGTCTCAGATGGCATCAATGCAGATAGTGTAGAGTTACGTAGACCGTGTGTCTTGATCTCTTCACGCAATGTTTCCCAATCTAAATGCAATTCTTCATTACAGATAGCATCGATATCTTTCTTGTAAGAATCGATTGGTAGAATACCTTGAGCATAGGTTGTTTCATTGAAAGCAGGACATGCGCCTTGCTCTTTTGCTAGACCAACAGATGCTTTTAATAGGTAGTATTGAATCGCTTCAAATGTTTTGTGCGTTAAACCATTTGCACTACCATCAGAGTATTTCACACCATTTTTTGCAAGGTAGTAAGCGTAGTTAATAACACCCACACCTAATGTACGGCGGTTCATTGTTGATTTATATGCCGCTGGAAGAGGGTAGTCTTGATAATCTAAAAGCGCATCAAGAGCACGAACAGCAAGCTCAGCAAGCTCTTCAAGTTCTTCTAGTTTTTCAATTGCACCTAAGTTAAATGCAGAAAGCGTACATAATGCAATTTCACCTTCTTCGTCATTAACGTGAGTTAGTGGCTTAGTTGGAAGTGCAATTTCTAAACATAGGTTAGATTGGCGTACAGGCGCAACACTTGGGTCAAATGGACTGTGTGTATTACAGTGGTCAACGTTTTGAATGTAAATACGGCCAGTTGATGCACGTTCTTGCATTAGTAGTGAGAACAGCTCAATTGCTTTTACTGTTTCACGTTTAATCGACGTGTCTTGCTCGTATTGTTCATATAGGCGTTCAAATTCAACTTGATCAGCAAAGAACGCATCGTATAGCCCTGGAACATCTGAAGGTGAGAACAAGCTAATGTTTCCGCCTTTGATTAAGCGTGTGTACATCAGTTTATTGATTTGTACACCGTAATCCATATGACGAACGCGGTTCTCTTCAACACCACGGTTGTTTTTAAG
The Aliivibrio fischeri ATCC 7744 = JCM 18803 = DSM 507 DNA segment above includes these coding regions:
- a CDS encoding sensor domain-containing diguanylate cyclase, with protein sequence MAKNQWNELLLEQVRQLPMASSKEQVLLRLNLLIVEASKQKKTIPTEFELIFQAYQLSRSGKLIDSISVFFDAINFSQQNQQEFLICFCHYNIGTLYGMLGNYFYAQKFLTKAEKMQQFCDGYITGIIKNNIGDIFRQIGNFNEALIYLTQAAELLSQHGPKTATALSYFNIAEIKAKQFLFAEANELLEKLYQDIKNEPRYLGFYYKIKAEIASHSGEFKQADKLHLLSIENMQISEHDYYYAEMILEYCHFLTSCLQYKKLDQFIALGLAVAKKIESDKLIDGFNDIILLRIKDIDDINIREKHYQTLTSSLLNSRRELLKREGDYLQQLYRLNVAKLNLSTMKSLSDNLAVINKVGHYINTSSDIKNALPQIQQDLASLFQTDTLALGFYNSEQDQITIHYLDNNLPAQTPYITDCKSEATYMSYCIKSNSAFYFNHMNSEQKVAMLGDRCDSKVQFKSAMFSPITINGEVKGVFTIQARESYQYQTFHFELFSQLISYISIALENQYNRQQLLHLSQTDHLTQVWNRKSLEAHFNQLKQQQNQEYTGIMIDIDHYKEYNDTYGHIAGDEVLIQVSRLIKQGFHSLETQVYRYGGDEFFVLIPSIKPEKIRQKLDKLLIEVKKLLIPHKASTCSCYLSISVGIGYNKDPENQLSLNSLVNTADRALYQAKENGRNCYFELAHIKETIY
- the nrdA gene encoding class 1a ribonucleoside-diphosphate reductase subunit alpha, giving the protein MTQQLTVTKRNGSTEKINLDKIHKVITWAAEGLDNVSVSQVEMKSHIQFYDGMKTSDIHETIIKAAADLISEDTPDYQYLAARLSVFHLRKKAYGQFEPPTLFNHVLNLIELGKYDKHIVDDYTQEEFDLMDQMIDHNRDMDFSYAAVKQLEGKYFVQNRVTGAIYESAQFLYILVAACLFAKYPKDTRLDYIKRFYDATSQFKISLPTPIMSGVRTPTRQFSSCVLIECDDSLDSINATAGSIVRYVSQRAGIGINAGRIRALGSEIRDGEAFHTGCIPFYKYFQTAVKCCSQGGVRGGAATLFYPIWHREVESLLVLKNNRGVEENRVRHMDYGVQINKLMYTRLIKGGNISLFSPSDVPGLYDAFFADQVEFERLYEQYEQDTSIKRETVKAIELFSLLMQERASTGRIYIQNVDHCNTHSPFDPSVAPVRQSNLCLEIALPTKPLTHVNDEEGEIALCTLSAFNLGAIEKLEELEELAELAVRALDALLDYQDYPLPAAYKSTMNRRTLGVGVINYAYYLAKNGVKYSDGSANGLTHKTFEAIQYYLLKASVGLAKEQGACPAFNETTYAQGILPIDSYKKDIDAICNEELHLDWETLREEIKTHGLRNSTLSALMPSETSSQISNATNGIEPPRGFVSVKASKDGILKQVVPDFANLKNNYELLWNIGSNDGYLQLVGIMQKFVDQAISANTNYDPNIQPNGKVPMKLLLKDLLTAYKLGLKTLYYHNTRDGASDSQDDLGQDDDCAGGGCKI
- the nrdB gene encoding class Ia ribonucleoside-diphosphate reductase subunit beta; the protein is MAYSTFRQEKNDQLKEPMFLGNSVNVARYDQQKFQIFEKLIEKQLSFFWRPEEVDVSGDRIDYNNLPEHEQHIFISNLKYQTLLDSIQGRSPNVALLPLVSIPELETWIETWSFSETIHSRSYTHIIRNIVNNPSVIFDDIVENEEILKRAKDIAHYYDNLIQATNDYHRFGEGTHVLNGQEITISKRELKKKLYLCLMSVNALEAIRFYVSFACSFAFAERELMEGNAKIIKLIARDESLHLTSTQHMLNLLRTGQDDPEFVEIAAECEQECFDLFKAAAEQEKQWANYLFKDGSMIGLNKDILCQYVEYITNLRMKAVGLNSAYEGATQNPIPWINSWLSSDNVQVAPQETEISSYLVGQIDNDVDADDLGDFEL